From a single Dehalococcoidales bacterium genomic region:
- a CDS encoding methyltransferase, which yields METDRFAIPPLSPARVIGLRESAFAADLFITAVSYLDFFNRLSERPLDLGGICRAFNIKERPADVMLTLFKAYGLLKTKDRKFYLTDTAESYLTHESGFDLTSYVSSLKDRPVCLDIEKVLRTGKPANWAAAKTGKDWAASMADDAFAAGFTAGMNSRGAYLAGGVMKAIDLTDYKKLLDIGGASGIYAAALVTAYPRLKAAVFEKPPVDGVARYSLKKLGLDKKIGVAAGDVFKDRLPGGYDVHFISHVLHDWDLPEVRTILKNSYENLSPGGIIILHDAHINKARTGPLSVAEYSVLLMVLSEGKCYSFGEMRELLEEAGFSDVGYKRTILNRSIVIGRK from the coding sequence ATGGAGACTGACCGGTTCGCTATCCCCCCCCTTTCCCCCGCCAGGGTCATCGGCCTGCGGGAAAGCGCCTTTGCCGCCGACCTCTTTATCACCGCGGTAAGCTATTTGGACTTTTTTAACCGGCTCAGCGAACGCCCCCTGGACCTGGGCGGCATTTGCCGCGCCTTCAATATCAAAGAGCGCCCCGCGGATGTGATGCTGACGCTGTTCAAAGCCTACGGATTGCTGAAAACTAAAGACCGGAAATTTTACCTTACGGATACCGCTGAATCCTACCTTACCCATGAGTCCGGCTTTGATTTGACCTCCTACGTCAGCTCCCTGAAAGACCGCCCGGTGTGCCTGGATATCGAAAAGGTGCTGCGCACCGGCAAACCGGCCAACTGGGCCGCCGCCAAGACCGGCAAGGACTGGGCGGCCTCCATGGCCGACGACGCTTTCGCGGCGGGTTTTACCGCCGGCATGAACAGCCGGGGGGCGTACCTGGCGGGCGGGGTGATGAAAGCTATAGACTTGACCGACTATAAAAAACTCCTGGATATCGGCGGGGCGTCTGGCATTTACGCCGCGGCGCTGGTGACGGCTTACCCCCGCCTGAAAGCGGCCGTCTTTGAAAAACCCCCGGTGGACGGGGTGGCGCGCTATTCCTTGAAAAAGCTGGGGCTGGACAAGAAAATCGGGGTGGCGGCGGGGGATGTCTTTAAGGACCGCCTGCCCGGCGGCTATGACGTCCACTTTATCTCCCACGTTTTGCACGATTGGGACCTGCCGGAGGTCCGCACCATCCTGAAAAACTCCTATGAAAACTTAAGTCCGGGCGGCATCATCATCCTCCATGACGCCCATATCAATAAAGCCAGGACCGGCCCGCTTTCCGTGGCGGAATACTCCGTGCTATTAATGGTGCTGTCCGAGGGCAAGTGCTATTCGTTCGGGGAGATGCGGGAGCTACTGGAAGAGGCAGGCTTTAGTG
- a CDS encoding acetyl-CoA carboxylase biotin carboxylase subunit, which translates to MFKKILIANRGEITVRIIRTCRVMGIRTVAVYSDADKDSLHVRLADEAYPIGPAETMLSYLNAEKILEVAKTCKADAIHPGYGFLAENPEFAEMCEQRGMAFIGPPSQAMYKVKPKHAARNLMKLLNIPVVPGHDHILLNGTVEGYKQVQEAAAGIGYPIVVKPSGGGGGIGMTVAHDDKELARAVQSVEGRGRKLFGVSSFYLEKYLTNIKHIEFQVLADKYGNVIHLGERDCSIQRRFQKLIEEAPCSILSPHLRMKMGAAALDIALAMKYVNAMTVEFFYIPKTQDFYFNEVNTRLQVEHCVTELVTDVDIVKEQIKIAAGEQLSFTQDDISRKAWSIECRITAENVAQNFLPSPGQITRLYLPHGPGLRIDEGIYQGYTVPFYYDPLLCKVMTFGKSREEAIQRMRCALDEIIVEGIQTNLPFHRVALEDKTFTSGEYTTNFIEKQDIVARVRKLARKDKAG; encoded by the coding sequence TTGTTTAAGAAAATCCTGATAGCCAACCGCGGTGAAATCACCGTGCGCATTATCCGCACCTGCCGGGTGATGGGCATCCGCACCGTCGCCGTGTATTCGGACGCGGACAAAGACTCGCTGCACGTGCGTCTGGCCGATGAAGCCTATCCCATCGGGCCGGCGGAAACGATGCTAAGCTACCTCAACGCGGAAAAGATTCTGGAGGTGGCTAAGACCTGCAAGGCCGACGCCATCCACCCCGGCTATGGCTTTCTGGCGGAAAACCCGGAGTTCGCGGAGATGTGCGAGCAGCGGGGCATGGCCTTTATCGGCCCCCCCAGCCAGGCCATGTACAAGGTCAAGCCCAAGCACGCCGCCCGCAACCTGATGAAGCTGCTGAATATCCCCGTCGTGCCCGGCCACGACCATATCCTGCTCAACGGCACGGTGGAAGGCTACAAGCAGGTGCAGGAAGCGGCCGCCGGCATCGGTTACCCCATCGTCGTCAAACCTTCCGGGGGCGGCGGCGGCATCGGCATGACCGTCGCCCACGATGATAAAGAGCTGGCCAGGGCCGTGCAGTCCGTGGAGGGGCGGGGCCGCAAACTCTTCGGCGTTTCTTCCTTCTACCTGGAGAAATACCTCACCAATATCAAGCACATCGAGTTCCAGGTGCTGGCGGACAAGTACGGCAACGTCATCCACCTCGGCGAGCGCGACTGCTCTATCCAGCGGCGTTTCCAGAAGCTTATCGAGGAGGCGCCCTGCTCCATATTGTCCCCCCACCTCCGCATGAAAATGGGCGCCGCCGCCCTGGATATCGCCCTGGCCATGAAATACGTCAACGCCATGACGGTGGAGTTTTTCTATATCCCCAAGACCCAGGATTTCTACTTTAACGAGGTCAATACCCGCCTCCAGGTGGAGCACTGCGTTACCGAGCTGGTCACGGACGTGGACATCGTCAAAGAGCAGATAAAAATAGCCGCCGGGGAGCAGCTTTCTTTTACCCAGGACGATATCAGCCGCAAGGCCTGGTCCATCGAGTGCCGCATCACCGCGGAAAACGTGGCCCAGAACTTTCTCCCCTCCCCCGGCCAGATAACCCGGCTGTATTTGCCCCACGGCCCCGGCCTGCGCATCGACGAGGGCATTTACCAGGGCTATACCGTGCCGTTCTACTACGACCCCCTCCTGTGCAAAGTGATGACCTTCGGCAAGAGCAGGGAGGAAGCCATCCAGCGCATGAGGTGCGCCCTGGACGAGATAATAGTTGAAGGCATCCAGACCAACCTGCCTTTCCACCGCGTGGCGCTGGAGGACAAGACCTTCACCAGCGGCGAGTACACCACCAACTTTATTGAAAAGCAGGACATCGTCGCCCGCGTGCGCAAGCTGGCCCGTAAGGACAAGGCTGGATAA
- a CDS encoding 50S ribosomal protein L25, with protein MQELKIKATKREVLGKKSRFLRRQGIIPAHLFGHSLESQALQCNSDELIKILAQAGTTRLISLKVEGDKDARTVFVREIQRDALSRQLLHVDFFQVRKGEKMTMDIPIVLVGEAPAMKGKGRIMSRGLNVLSIECLPEKVPPQIEVDISVLIELDQSLHVKDIVLDPDITVHDDPEQLVAKVSELTVKAEEEKPAAAEAAAVAEGEEGAEAGAEGAAGKPGAAGKPGAEAATDKKPAEKKAPEKKE; from the coding sequence ATGCAGGAACTTAAAATTAAGGCCACTAAAAGGGAAGTGCTCGGGAAAAAATCCCGGTTTTTAAGAAGGCAGGGAATCATTCCGGCGCATCTCTTCGGACATAGTCTGGAATCACAGGCGCTCCAGTGCAACAGCGACGAGCTGATAAAAATACTGGCGCAGGCCGGGACGACACGCCTTATCAGCCTGAAAGTGGAAGGGGATAAGGACGCCCGGACGGTGTTCGTCAGGGAAATACAGCGGGACGCCCTGAGCCGCCAGCTCCTGCACGTTGATTTCTTCCAGGTCAGAAAGGGAGAAAAGATGACCATGGACATCCCCATCGTCCTGGTCGGCGAAGCCCCGGCGATGAAAGGCAAAGGCCGCATCATGTCCCGCGGTCTCAACGTATTGAGCATAGAATGTCTGCCGGAAAAAGTGCCGCCGCAGATTGAAGTCGATATAAGCGTACTAATAGAGCTGGACCAGTCGTTACACGTCAAGGACATCGTTCTCGACCCGGATATCACCGTTCACGACGACCCCGAGCAGCTCGTGGCCAAGGTATCCGAACTCACCGTCAAGGCTGAAGAAGAGAAACCGGCAGCGGCCGAGGCAGCGGCGGTGGCCGAGGGTGAAGAGGGGGCCGAGGCAGGCGCGGAGGGAGCGGCTGGCAAACCGGGAGCGGCCGGCAAACCGGGAGCGGAAGCCGCCACGGACAAGAAACCGGCGGAGAAAAAGGCGCCCGAGAAAAAAGAATAG
- a CDS encoding amidohydrolase family protein: MIIDFHTHVLPPQVKEKRSDYAAGDAAFRQIYAGEKVKIAGAPELIAGMDRDEVDISVIVNYGWSTPALCLETNDYIMESVARYPRRLIGFGAVSSLTEDISLREIERCVNGGLRGIGELRPDTQGLDYARKDLLKPFCYLLLKHKLIVLTHASEPVGHIYPGKGNATPGLLYSFINGLPDVPVVCAHWGGGLPFYTLMPEVRAALENVYYDTAISPYLYRPEIYRQVSQLTGADRIIFGSDFPVIAQSRVINEIKAADIPEDARQEILYGNAARLLGVKSI, from the coding sequence ATGATAATAGATTTCCACACGCATGTATTGCCGCCGCAGGTAAAAGAGAAACGCAGCGATTACGCGGCCGGGGACGCGGCTTTCCGCCAGATATACGCCGGGGAAAAAGTCAAAATAGCCGGCGCGCCGGAACTCATCGCCGGGATGGACCGGGATGAGGTGGATATCTCCGTCATCGTCAACTACGGCTGGAGCACGCCCGCCCTGTGCCTGGAGACCAACGACTATATCATGGAGAGCGTGGCGCGTTACCCCCGCCGCCTTATCGGCTTCGGTGCGGTAAGCTCTCTCACGGAAGATATTTCTCTCCGGGAAATAGAGCGCTGCGTGAACGGCGGGCTCAGGGGAATAGGGGAGCTGCGGCCGGACACCCAGGGGCTGGACTACGCCCGCAAGGACCTGCTCAAGCCTTTCTGCTATTTACTTTTAAAACACAAACTTATCGTTCTCACCCATGCCTCGGAGCCGGTGGGGCATATTTACCCCGGCAAGGGGAACGCCACGCCCGGCCTGCTGTATTCTTTTATCAACGGTCTTCCGGATGTGCCGGTGGTCTGCGCCCACTGGGGGGGCGGCCTGCCGTTTTACACCCTGATGCCGGAGGTGCGGGCGGCGCTGGAAAACGTGTATTACGATACGGCGATTTCGCCGTATCTGTATAGGCCGGAAATATACCGGCAGGTAAGCCAGTTGACCGGGGCGGACCGGATTATCTTCGGGAGCGATTTCCCGGTGATAGCCCAGAGCCGGGTCATCAATGAAATCAAAGCCGCCGATATCCCGGAAGACGCCAGGCAGGAAATCCTCTACGGCAATGCCGCCAGGCTGCTCGGAGTAAAGTCCATATGA
- the thpR gene encoding RNA 2',3'-cyclic phosphodiesterase — protein MMEQIRSFVAIELPQDVKRALASLEEKLKASGGAPVKWVEPESIHLTLKFLGDIESGAAGGITAALKEAARGTRPFSIAVSGLGVFPDTRRVRVVWVGLTGDLDILAGLQKRVEAALVPLGFPAEGRAFTPHLTIARVRDYAAPDARQALGQLISKTSFGASHEIKVSGFSLMRSQLTREGPVYTRLSTIGLQ, from the coding sequence ATGATGGAGCAGATACGCTCGTTCGTCGCCATCGAGCTGCCCCAGGACGTGAAGCGGGCGCTGGCCTCCCTGGAGGAAAAGCTGAAAGCCTCCGGCGGGGCGCCGGTAAAGTGGGTGGAGCCGGAAAGCATCCATTTGACGCTCAAGTTCCTGGGGGATATAGAAAGCGGCGCCGCCGGGGGCATAACCGCGGCGCTCAAGGAAGCCGCCCGCGGCACCCGCCCTTTCTCCATCGCCGTGAGCGGGCTGGGCGTGTTCCCGGATACGCGGCGCGTCCGGGTGGTCTGGGTGGGGCTGACCGGAGACCTGGATATTCTCGCCGGACTGCAAAAACGCGTCGAGGCGGCGCTGGTGCCGCTGGGCTTTCCCGCCGAGGGCCGCGCCTTTACCCCCCACCTCACCATCGCCCGGGTGCGGGACTACGCCGCGCCGGACGCCAGGCAGGCGCTGGGACAGCTTATAAGCAAAACATCGTTCGGGGCAAGCCATGAGATAAAAGTCAGCGGCTTTAGCCTGATGCGCAGCCAGCTCACCCGCGAAGGCCCGGTTTACACCCGGCTCAGTACCATCGGGTTACAATAA
- a CDS encoding HD domain-containing phosphohydrolase: MTTSKESILLVDDEEAIRCILSRGLSIRGYICDEAESGEQALNKLDSKPSDLVIMDINMPGRPGNEVLPDITRLFPETAVIMASGVNDARVIAKCIQDGAQDYINKPFKFEQILKSVTGTLDKRKVALEIQRYLQELGKKADKQEIEPRRLFLSAIQTLVNTLEACDSYTKDHSQAVAETAVALGIQMKLGSEELEDLHWAALLHDVGKIAVDPDILNKPSELTSSEYRHIMTHAIIGPNLVRPFVNDRVVDIISHHHDHFDGGGLDQIIRGKEIPLGARIVALADAYHAMIADRPYRKALTRTDAIEEIQWYSGTQFDPILANAMINLIKQQQIKIGGRD, from the coding sequence ATGACAACGTCTAAAGAGAGTATATTACTGGTCGATGATGAGGAAGCCATCCGGTGCATATTATCCCGGGGCTTGAGTATACGCGGTTATATCTGTGACGAAGCGGAAAGCGGCGAACAGGCTCTAAACAAGCTGGACAGCAAACCTTCCGACCTCGTGATAATGGATATCAATATGCCGGGGAGGCCCGGCAATGAAGTGCTGCCGGATATCACCAGGCTTTTCCCGGAGACGGCGGTTATCATGGCCAGCGGCGTGAATGACGCCAGGGTAATCGCCAAATGCATCCAGGACGGCGCGCAGGACTACATCAACAAGCCGTTCAAGTTCGAGCAGATTTTAAAGAGCGTCACCGGCACGCTGGACAAGCGCAAGGTGGCGCTGGAAATCCAGCGCTATTTGCAGGAGTTGGGCAAAAAAGCGGATAAACAGGAAATAGAGCCGCGGCGCCTGTTCCTCAGCGCTATCCAGACGCTGGTAAATACGCTGGAAGCCTGTGATTCCTATACCAAAGACCATTCCCAGGCGGTGGCGGAAACCGCCGTGGCGCTGGGGATACAGATGAAACTCGGGTCGGAGGAGCTGGAAGACCTGCACTGGGCGGCCTTACTGCATGACGTGGGCAAAATAGCGGTAGACCCGGATATTCTCAACAAGCCCAGCGAGCTGACGTCCAGCGAGTACCGGCACATTATGACCCATGCCATCATCGGGCCGAACCTGGTGCGCCCTTTCGTGAATGACAGGGTAGTGGACATAATATCACACCACCACGATCACTTCGACGGCGGCGGGCTGGACCAGATTATACGCGGCAAGGAAATCCCGCTGGGCGCCAGGATTGTAGCCCTGGCCGACGCCTACCACGCCATGATTGCCGATCGGCCTTACCGCAAGGCGCTTACCCGGACGGACGCCATAGAAGAAATCCAGTGGTACAGCGGCACCCAGTTCGACCCAATATTAGCCAATGCCATGATTAACCTGATAAAGCAGCAGCAGATAAAAATAGGGGGTAGAGATTAG
- the mscL gene encoding large conductance mechanosensitive channel protein MscL, protein MLKDFKAFITRGNVVDLAVGIVVGVAFGAIVTSLVNDIVMPPIGLALHNIDFSNLMAVIRDGAIPGPYASLAAAKEAGAVTINYGQFINTIINFLIVAAVIFFFVIRPIARLHAPREEAVAAPPATKECPYCFTAISIKATRCPNCTSELK, encoded by the coding sequence ATGCTGAAAGATTTTAAGGCCTTTATCACCAGGGGGAACGTGGTGGATCTGGCGGTTGGCATCGTGGTGGGGGTGGCTTTCGGGGCTATCGTGACCTCACTGGTCAATGATATCGTCATGCCGCCCATCGGCCTGGCGCTGCACAATATTGATTTTTCCAACCTGATGGCGGTTATCCGGGATGGCGCGATCCCCGGCCCGTACGCGTCCCTGGCCGCCGCTAAAGAAGCCGGCGCGGTGACCATCAACTATGGGCAGTTCATCAACACGATTATCAATTTCCTCATCGTGGCGGCGGTCATCTTTTTCTTCGTGATACGCCCCATTGCCCGCCTGCACGCGCCCAGGGAGGAAGCCGTAGCCGCGCCGCCCGCCACAAAGGAGTGTCCCTATTGCTTCACTGCCATCTCCATTAAAGCCACGCGCTGCCCCAACTGCACCTCGGAGCTGAAATAA
- a CDS encoding basic amino acid ABC transporter substrate-binding protein has translation MKKLLMLAVIGVLLGGIIFTSCSSEPTKIKVVTDATYPPFETINDNKVIEGFDIDVMNAIAEKANLEIEFVNVGWDPLLAGMAQGTYDIAISCITITPARAEEMLFSDPYYTAGQMVVVAKDNTTFTSKDNLTGSVGAQLGTTGAMEVEKLSGVTLRNYDTIALAFQDLMNGQINGVICDAPVAANWVSLNPDKLKTIGEMFTTESYGIALAKGQTDLLAKINKALAAVKSEGLIDQYAAKWLAGG, from the coding sequence ATGAAAAAACTGCTAATGCTTGCGGTCATTGGGGTGCTGCTGGGCGGGATAATATTTACCTCCTGCAGCTCGGAGCCGACCAAGATAAAGGTCGTGACCGATGCTACCTACCCGCCCTTCGAGACCATCAACGACAACAAGGTTATCGAGGGCTTCGACATCGACGTGATGAACGCCATCGCGGAAAAAGCGAACCTGGAAATAGAGTTCGTTAACGTTGGCTGGGATCCGCTGCTGGCCGGCATGGCGCAGGGCACCTATGACATCGCCATCTCCTGCATCACCATCACCCCCGCCCGCGCCGAGGAAATGCTGTTTTCCGACCCCTACTACACCGCCGGGCAGATGGTAGTCGTGGCTAAAGACAACACCACCTTCACCAGCAAGGACAACCTGACCGGCAGCGTGGGCGCCCAGCTGGGCACCACCGGCGCCATGGAAGTGGAAAAGCTCTCCGGCGTCACGCTGAGAAACTACGATACAATCGCCCTGGCTTTCCAGGACCTGATGAATGGCCAGATTAACGGCGTTATCTGCGATGCGCCGGTTGCCGCCAACTGGGTCAGCCTGAACCCGGACAAGCTGAAGACTATCGGCGAGATGTTCACCACGGAAAGCTACGGTATCGCCCTGGCCAAGGGCCAGACGGACCTGCTGGCAAAAATCAACAAGGCGCTGGCTGCCGTCAAATCCGAAGGCCTGATAGACCAGTATGCCGCCAAATGGCTAGCCGGAGGGTAA